In the genome of Thunnus maccoyii chromosome 15, fThuMac1.1, whole genome shotgun sequence, one region contains:
- the ahdc1 gene encoding AT-hook DNA-binding motif-containing protein 1 gives MSGLSDHLHSGQTGAPVGCGGTQAEEKGCVGGLEGLDGPELWTRELRLQDGSQAPSNDGLAPVTPDHFPPSSASALANGLHLQRRLGHGPCRRRQTETHTTADTHLFAETLRNMQTHIDPDVHEQAHVDNCGNMDINAHTVSVGPEHSRTLSPEAIHTSPQPLSLALGNHPASTNQLTASVLTAETDIPSNLCPVPIGPNPNTGSSPLPVEAEKKYALRSSGRPRFPCHLRKSSRLRRSTEDGEKRAERERGGEEEDEALEEKIWRVKEEEVVAVKKEEHLSVEAVLPTAPCPTDIALALTVPKQVPKAIPKPGPRLGHKPGPKSRSRPAPKSVHKAGPKSVMKQRQAAQSIPHRATPHLPFTNTSTITAPRLTVQKDEPVAEVEVSTNNRRRGRFVGVRKIVVKVARIPVSLSRRQKSYKISNLETVTGTEKSNDGSLEGEAVREPTALLRMKNNGKSVMVMFPPGELPVILKRRRGRPPKQALPGIPGEPPNTGNAGNSGGNGDQPKKPRRRRRTKLPCPYPSYVNDTNDVKMEYGDVLSKLAFLNRQPPASGRCSPPRCWTPSEPESFHTPLENPGISTLLHRLTGFRRPRGGRGGGIGRGGGAAGGIGGSERNKSTFSDFFESIGKKRKLSPMSEHGLPRKRGKGVGGGGVGRGGGIVGTEPGGEKIVKKRRVRKNGAFKGEGVSMGQDWPNGAGGWGEEGGMDKEKGLGGYQLCGSPRGGFSSCEIGRGGAYSSPGGSRGGGPAGEDSQGLFAGYFRSLLDSDDSSDLLDISSSQSNPRKASSTPGYEPSSPATGQSWSPAFPKWGTKSASSGAEGSTQTHCSSARPPYSYGSLAQTSPTTSTYPKSTPPSLSHSPSSPHPASYGHYSSGYSSSSPAGVGAVPQRSSDCSFAYGAGHNSGKVTPVGQMGYSSYQAAKRGYSGYPAAGHSSMVRGESTGPTSPGGGYMSVAKGSPFSSSSSPEGFKQFNCNQWSYRQGYGGWSADGFGPQYHGYSEYGSNESKDILDISNYTPQKAKRNPFTESLSESSSDSSHLGSAAIGCGPTSTGGIYKQNEPVSVGGEGGQSSLSSLEKLMMDWHESASAPSYNWSQNVLFQGGGTSKPGRGRRKRTETQSEKEGGSALHSDSPSSPSPTPTPGPKRGVGGRGRGSRGGRGGLSPCQRERPSGAKGRGKAASTSGVGAAGTAGGPEGSGLFQEGLDYYSGDSSSLSPLATPNPAPPSSYLQDPCEYPSPYSAHPSTPSSEERYPALYPGESSSSLSPSVSSPPYPPKPTPPPPQSYHPVPSRTFSPSCSPSPRVTPLCGTALSPSHRPPPKESQFSQYDSPSYCSSPYWYGQTSHSGSPSPHSHSTHSNTAVHTHSNPHTSPHGNTHGNPLVSPNANTHTHMNPTPHDTHHHNTQPHANLSSHTKSHPNSHLQSNPLSHSNLHTNNQPHHNAHTNPNTHLPSHTHSNPSPSLHAHSTPLLYEERSPPSTMTPHKRDLTPHAISTGQRQGPLPLSPYPKPPLDSSPHQEDTTSYSLSHQSYQGMGHRYPSQAAQGSGVLCQLLDPTNDDSFSVTSL, from the exons ATGAGTGGCTTGTCAGATCACCTACATTCAGGCCAAACTGGGGCTCCAGTGGGCTGTGGTGGGACTCAGGCCGAGGAAAAAGGGTGTGTGGGGGGGCTGGAGGGGCTGGATGGGCCTGAGCTCTGGACCAGGGAGCTCAGGCTCCAGGATGGGTCCCAGGCTCCCTCTAATGATGGACTGGCACCGGTGACCCCCGACCATTTTCccccctcctctgcctccgcTCTGGCCAACGGCCTTCATCTACAGAGAAGGCTGGGGCACGGCCCCTGCCGGCGGAGGCAGACGGAGACTCACACTACCGCTGACACACATTTATTTGCAGAGACACTCAGAAACATGCAAACGCACATAGACCCAGATGTGCATGAACAGGCACATGTGGATAATTGTGGGAACATGGATATCAACGCACATACGGTTTCTGTAGGGCCAGAACACTCCAGAACTCTCTCACCAGAGGCCATACACACATCACCTCAACCCCTGTCTTTGGCACTTGGCAATCATCCTGCATCCACCAATCAGCTGACAGCCTCAGTCCTCACTGCAGAAACAGACATACCCTCAAATCTTTGTCCAGTCCCTATTGGTCCGAACCCAAACACAggctcttctcctcttcctgtaGAGGCAGAGAAGAAGTATGCACTCCGCAGCTCTGGACGTCCCCGCTTCCCCTGTCACCTGCGCAAATCCTCCCGCCTCCGCCGAAGCACAGAGGATGGggagaagagagcagagagggagaggggaggagaggaggaggatgaagcaTTAGAGGAAAAGATCTGGAGGgttaaggaggaggaggtggtagCTGTCAAGAAAGAAGAGCATTTGTCTGTTGAAGCTGTTCTCCCTACTGCTCCCTGTCCTACAGACATTGCTCTTGCTCTCACAGTACCCAAACAGGTCCCTAAAGCTATACCTAAACCTGGACCCAGACTTGGCCATAAACCTGGACCTAAGTCCAGGTCAAGGCCCGCACCGAAATCGGTCCATAAAGCAGGTCCTAAAAGTGTCATGAAACAACGTCAGGCAGCCCAGTCCATCCCTCATCGTGCTACCCCTCATCTCCCATTTACAAACACATCCACCATCACTGCACCTCGGCTAACTGTGCAGAAGGATGAACCTGTTGCAGAGGTGGAGGTATCGACCAATAACCGGAGGCGTGGACGTTTTGTTGGA GTGAGGAAGATTGTTGTGAAGGTGGCTCGCATTCCTGTTAGCCTTAGCCGCCGACAGAAGAGCTACAAGATTTCCAATTTGGAGACAGTTACTGGGACAGAGAAAAGCAATGATGGCAGTCTGGAGGGAGAGGCAGTTCGAGAGCCGACTGCACTTCTTCGCATGAAGAACAATGGGAAGAGTGTCATGGTGATGTTCCCTCCTGGAGAACTTCCTGTTATTCTCAAACGCAGGCGGGGACGACCACCTAAACAGGCTCTGCCAGGAATACCGGGAGAGCCCCCGAATACTGGGAATGCTGGGAATTCTGGTGGTAATGGAGACCAGCCAAAGAAGCCCCGGAGGCGACGTCGGACTAAGCTCCCTTGCCCCTATCCATCGTATGTCAATGATACTAATGATGTGAAAATGGAGTATGGGGATGTTCTGTCCAAACTGGCCTTTTTAAACCGCCAGCCCCCTGCCAGTGGCCGCTGTTCTCCCCCTCGCTGCTGGACACCAAGTGAGCCAGAGAGCTTTCATACCCCCTTGGAAAACCCTGGAATATCCACCCTGCTGCACCGGCTCACTGGGTTTAGACGCCCGCGAGGTGGCAGAGGAGGGGGCATTGGAAGAGGTGGGGGAGCAGCAGGGGGAATTGGGGGCAGTGAGCGCAATAAAAGCACCTTCAGTGACTTCTTTGAATCCATTGGCAAGAAGCGAAAACTGAGCCCCATGTCTGAGCATGGATTACCTAGGAAAAGGGGGAAGGGTGTCGGTGGAGGTGGGGTAGGTAGAGGAGGGGGTATTGTAGGAACTGAGCCTGGGGGAGAGAAAATAGTCAAAAAGAGACGTGTGAGAAAAAATGGTGCATTTAAAGGGGAGGGGGTCTCCATGGGGCAGGACTGGCCTAATGGGGCAGGTGGCTGGGGGGAAGAGGGGGGTATGGACAAGGAGAAAGGTTTGGGTGGGTATCAGCTCTGCGGATCCCCAAGGGGGGGCTTTTCCTCCTGTGAAATCGGGAGGGGAGGTGCCTATAGCAGTCcaggaggaagcagaggggGTGGGCCAGCTGGGGAGGACTCACAAGGCCTTTTTGCTGGATATTTCCGATCACTGCTTGACTCAGATGATTCGTCAGACCTGTTGGACATCTCCTCCTCGCAATCAAACCCCCGCAAAGCTTCATCCACTCCTGGTTATGAGCCATCCAGCCCAGCTACTGGCCAAAGCTGGTCCCCTGCATTCCCTAAGTGGGGTACCAAAAGTGCAAGTTCTGGGGCGGAGGGTTCAACCCAGACACATTGCTCCTCTGCCAGGCCTCCATACAGCTATGGCAGCCTGGCCCAAACATCCCCCACCACTTCTACCTATCCCAAATCcactcctccatctctctcacactctcctAGCTCCCCCCATCCCGCCTCTTATGGCCACTACTCCTCTGGCtactcctcttcttctcctgcagGAGTTGGTGCAGTGCCACAGAGATCCTCAGACTGCAGCTTTGCATATGGGGCTGGACACAACAGCGGCAAGGTAACCCCTGTTGGTCAGATGGGTTATTCTAGCTATCAGGCAGCCAAGAGGGGCTATAGTGGATATCCTGCAGCAGGTCATTCCTCCATGGTGCGGGGGGAGTCGACAGGACCCACATCACCAGGAGGAGGGTACATGTCTGTTGCCAAAGGTAGCCCCTTCAGCTCCTCATCTTCCCCAGAAGGTTTTAAACAGTTCAACTGCAATCAGTGGAGCTACAG acAAGGCTATGGTGGCTGGTCAGCAGATGGCTTTGGGCCTCAGTATCATGGCTACAGTGAATATGGCTCTAATGAGTCTAAAGACATCTTGGATATCTCAAACTACACCCCCCAGAAGGCCAAGCGGAATCCATTTACTGAAAGTCTTTCAGAATCCTCTTCTGACTCTTCACATCTCGGCTCTGCAGCCATTGGTTGTGGACCTACGTCCACAGGTGGCATTTACAAACAGAATGAGCCTGTTTCTGTTGGTGGAGAGGGAGGTCAATCAAGTCTATCCAGCCTGGAGAAGTTGATGATGGACTGGCATGAGAGTGCTTCAGCACCCTCCTATAACTGGAGCCAGAATGTCCTCTTCCAGGGTGGGGGAACCAGCAAGCCTGGCCGCGGTCGCAGGAAACGGACTGAAACACAATCAGAAAAAGAAGGGGGTTCTGCTTTACATTCTGATTCCCCATCCAGTCCCTCCCCAACACCCACTCCAGGACCTAAGCGAGGGGTTGGAGGACGAGGCAGAGGGTCTAGAGGAGGCAGAGGGGGTTTGTCTCCATGTCAGAGAGAGCGGCCATCAGGGGCCAAAGGCAGGGGCAAGGCTGCCTCTACATCGGGAGTGGGAGCAGCAGGGACTGCTGGAGGTCCAGAGGGGTCTGGGCTGTTCCAGGAGGGACTGGACTATTACAGCGGAGACAGTAGTAGCCTCTCTCCACTAGCCACTCCCAATCCTGCACCACCTTCCAGCTACCTCCAGGACCCCTGTGAGTACCCCTCCCCTTATTCTGCCCACCCCTCCACACCTTCCTCAGAGGAACGATATCCAGCCTTATATCCTGGAGAGTCCTCCTCTTCACTCTCACCCAGTGTCTCATCTCCTCCTTACCCTCCTAAGcccacccctcctccaccccagTCTTACCACCCTGTGCCCTCTAGGACCTTCTCCCCCTCCTGCTCTCCTTCACCACGGGTAACACCCCTCTGTGGCACTGCACTGAGTCCCTCACATCGCCCCCCTCCAAAAGAATCACAGTTCTCGCAGTATGACTCCCCCAGTTACTGCAGTTCCCCCTACTGGTATGGACAGACATCCCACAGCGGCAGCCCAAgcccacactcacacagcacacactcaaacacagccgtgcacacacacagcaacccACACACAAGTCCTCATGGAAATACACATGGAAATCCGCTGGTTAGcccaaatgcaaacacacacacacatatgaaccCGACTCCCCATGACACACACCATCACAATACACAACCCCATGCAAACCTGAGCTCACACACCAAATCCCATCCCAACTCGCACCTCCAGAGCAACCCCCTCTCCCACTCAAACCTCCACACCAACAATCAGCCCCACcacaatgcacacacaaaccccAACACTCACCTCCCCTCCCATACACACTCCAACCCCAGTCCCAGCCTCCATGCCCACTCAACACCTTTGCTCTATGAGGAGCGTAGCCCTCCCTCCACCATGACCCCCCACAAGCGGGATCTGACTCCCCACGCCATAAGCACAGGCCAGCGCCAGGGCCCCTTGCCTCTCTCCCCGTACCCCAAACCTCCCCTTGACTCTTCGCCCCATCAGGAGGACACTACCAGCTACTCCCTGTCCCACCAATCCTACCAAGGCATGGGACACCGCTACCCCTCCCAGGCGGCTCAGGGCAGCGGAGTGCTGTGCCAGCTCCTGGACCCGACCAATGATGACAGCTTCAGCGTCACCAGCCTGTAA
- the LOC121912793 gene encoding methyltransferase-like protein 24 produces MRTCMLWCGRGGLPLRSAALLLLIPPFLLALQLLVVGPRLPRAAGVGVEEREGEVAFSVISIEPERSSRQRGALSRRPDPAEEGEQEEEEEEEVVVEDGKRMEGARAYEDENEMHLRQVGPRPLELQQWAADEPSFSAELDRIITYLTRPQLNCSRVLSPGLAQASQPPAASPVWLLCAEEWLLPAADTPCVAYSFSMDGGDADFLKTVSGLECEVHTFDPSNSNASGGHLGNSLASNHGNGGVASQHKMWLEWRAPRKRKHKTRGNLGSVSQTLADIMAALGHHTVHFLYVDLLSAEWRVFQSWIESGTLQSVHHLVATVHLQWAGFEVGGTKEEVLRYWFSVLQGLQASGLKLVHSSAGEGHSVLKQTVANAHSSYTLSWANMRH; encoded by the exons ATGCGGACCTGTATGCTTTGGTGCGGCCGTGGTGGTCTCCCCCTCCGCTCGGCAGCACTGCTCCTTTTAATCCCTCCGTTTCTCCTCGCGCTCCAGCTCCTCGTCGTCGGGCCGCGGTTACCTCGAGCCgcaggggtgggggtggaggagCGGGAGGGCGAGGTTGCGTTTTCCGTTATCAGCATCGAACCGGAGAGGAGCTCACGCCAAAGGGGAGCTCTGTCCCGGCGACCGGATCCGGCGGAGGAGGgggaacaggaggaggaggaggaggaggaggtggtggtggaagATGGGAAAAGGATGGAGGGGGCACGAGCATATGAGGACGAGAACGAGATGCACTTGCGCCAG GTCGGGCCGAGACCTTTGGAGTTGCAGCAGTGGGCTGCAGACGAGCCATCCTTCTCAGCAGAACTCGATCGTATCATCACATATCTCACAAGGCCACAG CTGAACTGCTCCAGGGTTTTATCTCCAGGTCTGGCTCAGGCATCACAGCCGCCTGCAGCTTCACCCGTCTGGTTGCTGTGCGCTGAGGAGTGGCTCCTTCCAGCTGCAGATACACCATGTGTTGCATACTCCTTCAG TATGGATGGGGGAGATGCAGACTTTCTAAAGACTGTTTCAGGGCTGGAATGTGAAGTCCACACTTTTGATCCCAGTAACTCCAATGCATCTGGTGGTCACCTTGGCAACAGTTTGGCTAGTAACCATGGTAATGGAGGTGTGGCGAGCCAGCACAAGATGTGGCTGGAGTGGCGGGCTCCAAGGAAGCGCAAGCACAAGACAAGAGGCAACCTGGGTAGTGTTTCTCAAACACTGGCAGATATCATGGCAGCTCTGGGACATCACaca gTTCACTTCCTGTATGTTGATCTGCTCAGTGCTGAGTGGCGAGTTTTCCAGAGCTGGATTGAGTCGGGAACTTTGCAGAGTGTCCATCATCTGGTTGCCACGGTGCACCTGCAATGGGCAGGGTTTGAGGTGGGCGGAACCAAGGAGGAAGTGCTCCGCTATTGGTTCAGTGTCCTGCAGGGTCTCCAAGCCTCCGGACTGAAGCTGGTCCACAGCTCTGCAGGAGAGGGACACAGTGTCTTAAAACAGACAGTAGCAAACGCTCACAGCTCCTACACACTCAGCTGGGCCAACATGAGACACTGA